DNA sequence from the Nicotiana tomentosiformis chromosome 3, ASM39032v3, whole genome shotgun sequence genome:
TTTCATGAACTCTATAATCTTAGCCCTGGTAACCCTTCTACCCATCTGAAGGACCGTGTCCTTCCAACCCTACAGTTGTAGTTATTGCAGCAACATGACCAtgccttcctcctccaagtccctGAGGAGTCTACCCTTCAATATGGTTATTTTTCCAAACTTCTCCTTCTTGTCCTGTTCGTCAtcgatttcttcttcttcttcactctcTTCTCCTTTTCTAGATTTTATGGCAGACCTGTTTCTTTTTGCCAAGGTAGAAGGTTCTGCAGACTTTGTCTTTGAAGGGGACTTCTTTTTGgaactctttcttttctttgtcttTGGAGTCTCAAcctcttcctcctctaccttgTCTTTATCACAAAGAACTAGGTTCATCTCCTCAATTTTAACTGCCTCAACAGGCTCAACCACTTTCTTATTTCCCTTTGCGGCAGCTTTTCTTTTACTCTCTTCTAGGGCTTTTTCCAGTTCAGCCTTACTCtgcttcttctgactccttgtagctcttcctcttATAGGAGGAGTCTCTACAGGGATAGAGGAGGCAGTCTTTCTCTTCTTGTTTGCCCTAGCAGTTCTAGGGATTTTAACTCTTGAACACTTCTTCCGCTTAGGATTGTAACTATTAGACACTCATTTCAATAGGTCTTCGAGGGGTTCCTTCACAGATGGAACAGGTTCTTGAACATTCTTCCCTAACCTGACCAACCCTTCAGCAACTTCTCCTGACCCACTACCCTTTTTTTCTCTCAAACTTTCTTCATCTCCAGCAGATTCCTCACTCCACAATACCATAGCTCATGTTTCTTCAGTCAAACCAacaggagtgggtgaagattCAGCCACTTCTTTTTTCCCCAGTCCCATCACATCACTTTGAGCACCCTcactatctttttcttttttctttttaactttaCCACCAATTTTCCCAGATTCAGTGGTTTCAACCCCAGCCATAGTTCCTACCAAAACAAACCTATTTTCTAGATTTTTAGCAACCTTAGAAATTTTTTCAGGTGTAGTTTTAGGACCAGATGTTTCCCTATATATTTCAAATGAAACAGTTTCTTCCCTCTCAATTGCAGACTTAAATGATTCTTCAGATTTCTGGGGTTCTTCTGCTCGACATGCTTTTAACTGCtcatttattttcttgatttgttctctTCCAACGACTACCTTGCGAGCAATCATATTAAACCTTACTTTCTTAGAGGGGGGTGTGGTTGAAGGTGTGATAGATGGTGTGGATGTAGTTTCCTTGGGTGGTGATGAGGGATTCTCAAAAGGGTTTTCCATTGTTGTGTTTAGATGAGTGTTTTAGATATATGAGAGAAGATTTTGAGAGTTGTTTGATGACAGGGTAGTTTAGAAGTGCAGAAATGGGTAagtccaaatcaaatttaaagaggGAGAGTTTAATTGGGTAACGGTAGCTTTTCCAGAAGCTCAGAAATCTAACCAAACTGGGAGTCAGTTTGTAAAGACGTTGAAGACTCTCTctagaatctaggcacttattGCGTTTTGGGACTCTCCTTGGGTGAAACTGGTTCATTTTGTAATGGATAAGCTCAAGGAAGGTTAGGATTAAATGGGACTCTCCTTTTaatcataatccaaatataattatttcaaaatatgtaGAGTGGAGAGTACGTACCATGTAATCTTGATGAATCAGGTTCTTCACCGAAAAATCTCTTGTGTAATTctaaatttttcaagaaaataaagataatataatTAGATATTAATGAGACAATTTTAGTACATagcacaagagtatactagtgaaagtatgagactgaacaaaatctaatctaattatgtacaaaattcacaaattgtCTAACCAATTTTTGAGTTAGAACTAGTTCCTTTTAAGTGATCTTAAGTATCCCTAATTATAACTTATTCCTATCAAACtgatctctacttagagcttttgtgaagatATCAACTATTTGCTTGTCAAtagtacaaaattccacagtgatcaaaccATTTTCATAGgtgtccctcaaaaagtgatgcataacatctatgtgcttagttcttttgtgatgaaccgggttcttagtcatactaattgcactagtgttattacaaaagatggggatataacttacatcaattccaaaatctattaattgttgtttgatccacaacaattgagcacaacatgaggcagcagcaacatactcagcttcagcagtagataaggccacataattttattttttggtaacccaagacacaagacatgagacAAGAAaatgtgccatacctgaggtgctttttctatccacaagaaaacctgcataatcagcatcagcatatcccactaagttaaaattactatcttttggataccatagacaaaggtaaatggtgccttttaggtatcttaAGATCCTTttgacaacagtcaagtgagactcctttggatttgcctgaaatctagcacaaaggcatgcattgaaaacaatgtcaggtct
Encoded proteins:
- the LOC138907455 gene encoding uncharacterized protein, which encodes MVLWSEESAGDEESLREKKGSGSGEVAEGLVSYNPKRKKCSRVKIPRTARANKKRKTASSIPVETPPIRGRATRSQKKQSKAELEKALEESKRKAAAKGNKKVVEPVEAVKIEEMNLVLCDKDKVEEEEVETPKTKKRKSSKKKSPSKTKSAEPSTLAKRNRSAIKSRKGEESEEEEEIDDEQDKKEKFGKITILKGRLLRDLEEEGMVMLLQ